The genomic segment GGAACTGGCCGGGTAGAGGTTTAGACCGCCACAGAAGAAGTAGATGGCTGTCTTGAAATGCTCCCGGTTCCTATAACCGCAAGCCTTCCTCTTGATGGCCATGATCTTGCTGTTGAGGCCCTCGGCCACGCCGTTGGTGATCCTGTGGCGGCAGAAGGTCAGGATGTTCTCA from the Desulfovibrio legallii genome contains:
- a CDS encoding transposase, encoding KYLSTGWARRFVKRWLVWVNRSDLAPMRKVGGLIQRHLENILTFCRHRITNGVAEGLNSKIMAIKRKACGYRNREHFKTAIYFFCGGLNLYPASS